The following proteins come from a genomic window of Haliaeetus albicilla chromosome 23, bHalAlb1.1, whole genome shotgun sequence:
- the LOC104325262 gene encoding cis-aconitate decarboxylase has protein sequence MLYLTLQKSQKFLASSRQVHKTAAHVVARSAPEETVTSSFASFIHAVRPEHLSKTVRQRSKRMILDSIGVGLVGSTTHVFDIALRYCRELYSSVAVSSVYGKPGVKLSPTLAAFTNGVATHSMDFDDTWHPATHPSGAVLPALLAASQMLPPSTKPNGMDFLLAFNVGLEVQGRLMHFSTEAHDIPKRFHPPSVVGTMGSAAATAKLLSLSTAQCGHALGIAASLAGAPMANAATQAKPLHIGNATRLGFEAALLAARGMEANPLILDDIPGCSGFSAFYSVYQPKPLSTPSDHHEFLLEKQDIAFKRFPAHLGMHWVVDAALSVRNLFINYAGSFSPSLIRTIVLKIPVSKYINRPFPSSEHQARHSFQFNACTALLDGEVGLSSFTESSIHRQEVRELLDKVVVEHPEDNVANFDKMYGEVALLLHSGDVLTGKCDTFYGHWRKPLSKESLLKKFRSNASHVLPEEKIEAIITMVDNLENLSDSSQLACSL, from the exons TGGTGGCCAGGAGTGCTCCAGAGGAGACTGTGACCAGCAGCTTTGCCTCCTTCATCCATGCAGTACGACCTGAGCACTTGTCCAAGACTGTCCGTCAGAGAAGCAAGAGGATGATCCTTGACAGCATTGGGGTTGGCCTTGTGGGCAGCACGACACACGTGTTCGATATCGCTCTGCGGTACTGCCGG GAGCTGTACTCTTCAGTCGCTGTGAGCTCTGTCTATGGCAAGCCAGGCGTAAAGCTCTCCCCCACGCTGGCTGCGTTCACCAATGGAGTTGCG ACTCATTCCATGGACTTTGACGACACCTGGCACCCTGCTACTCACCCATCGGGGGCTGTTCTGCCAGCTCTTCTAGCAGCTTCCCAGATGCTACCTCCAAGCACCAAACCCAATGGCATGGATTTCCTGCTGGCATTTAATGTGGGCCTGGAAGTGCAAGGAAGGCTCATGCATTTCTCCACTGAGGCTCACGACATTCCAAAAAG GTTCCACCCTCCCTCGGTGGTTGGTACCATgggcagtgctgcagccacCGCAAAACTGCTGTCTCTCAGCACGGCCCAGTGCGGGCACGCTCTGGGCATTGCCGCATCGCTTGCAGGGGCACCCATGGCAAACGCTGCCACCCAAGCCAAACCATTGCATATCGGAAACGCTACCCGCCTGGGCTTTGAAGCAGCACTGCTGGCCGCCCGAGGAATGGAGGCTAACCCCTTAATTCTGGATGATATCCCTGGTTGCTCTGGATTCAGTGCTTTCTACAGTGTCTATCAACCCAAACCACTGTCCACACCAAGTGACCATCATGAATTCCTCTTGGAGAAGCAGGATATTGCTTTCAAGCGATTCCCAGCCCACCTGGGGATGCACTGGGTGGTGGATGCTGCCTTGTCTGTCCGGAACCTCTTCATCAACTACGCAGGgtccttctctccctctttgaTCCGCACCATTGTGCTGAAGATCCCGGTGTCGAAGTACATCAATCGGCCTTTCCCCAGCTCTGAACACCAGGCTAGACACTCCTTCCAATTCAATGCCTGTACTGCCCTGTTGGATGGTGAAGTGGGCCTCAGCTCCTTCACGGAGAGCAGCATCCACCGGCAGGAGGTGAGGGAGCTACTGGACAAAGTGGTGGTGGAGCACCCCGAAGATAATGTGGCCAACTTTGACAAGATGTACGGAGAGGTGGCACTGCTCCTGCACAGCGGGGATGTCCTGACGGGCAAATGTGACACTTTCTATGGGCACTGGAGGAAGCCTCTGAGCAAAGAATCGCTCCTGAAGAAGTTTCGATCCAATGCCTCTCATgtgcttccagaagaaaaaatagaagcCATCATCACTATGGTGGACAACCTGGAGAATCTGTCAGATAGTTCCCAGCTGGCCTGCAGCCTCTGA